AGGGTGACCATGTTCTGGCAGAGGAAGATGCCAGACACAGCACCACACAGCACGCGAGCACTTTTCTTCATCAGCACCTCGGTGCCCTTAAAGACCCTTTGCAACTGCCTGCTCCTTCGGGCCGAGACTTGGCCGGTGGTCAGGAGACGCTTGGCGGCAGCGGCCAGGCGCGGGTGGGCTCTGGCCACCTGAAAGGCGCGGATGTTCCTCTTGACGTCCCTGATGTTGCTTCCGCAACTGAAGGCCTTCTTTCCGACACTCATGACGTGGAAGGCCTTTTCCTGAGCCTCCTCGACCATGTGGTCACAGGTGGGCACTAGGCTGCTGGCCCGGGTTCGAGCTTCTTGAATCTGGAAGTGTTCCACAACGTTGGTGAAGACGCTGGTGAGGCTGGCCGCTGTCCCCAGAGCTTTACCAGCGGCAGAGAGCACAAGACTTCCTCCTATTGTTGCCGGCGCGAGGACCAGACCCAGGATGCTCATGGCGTCTGAGGCCACAGCGATGGAGGTAGCCACCACGTTGGTCTTGGTGACTGTTCTGTGGGCTGTGTCTAGTACCTCTGCAAGGGCATAGAGCTCTCTAATGTCCACCTCTAGCTCCTCTTTGAAGCTGGGAAACTCCTTCAGAAATACTGTTTTTTCAGCCGACAGGTCTTTATCTTGTTGCTGCACACCTTCGCACAGAAGAATGTCCTCCTGGTCCCTGCGGGTGAACAAAATAAAGGTTTTGCTTGAGTCTCTCCGATGGGAAAGTCACATTCTCAGTCAGGCCCATCGTGGTTTCTGGATGTTCTGGCCAGTCCTGCCTCTGaatccttcctgcctctccctgaTACCTCTGTCACCATTCACCCAGCCACGGGGGAGTCCCAGAACCTATTGTTGGGAGCTGTAGTGTCTatgaagagaagaaacacataaGAGGGGTTTCTGGAGGGACAAACGGGAGAAACACAGCCTTGCCTAAGAGATGGAGAAGGTAGACCCGACGGGCGCGTGCAGCTTTGTTCAAAGAGACGGACACCCAGGAGGGGCAGCGAGGGGATGCTGAGAACGGAGGCAAGGTAACGAAGCTGGGGCTAATGGGGAGGACTGGTGTGggaaaagcaggagaaagaggagaCCAGGTGGAAGGTCCTGTATTTGCAGAGGTGAGTCAGAGGAAGGAGAGGCCGTATTGTACAACATAGCCTACACCGCCATGACCTCGAGTTCGGCTTCTGTGGTGGCCTTTGCCTCCTTCTGGGGTTGAACACTGAGAGGGTTGAGGTAAATTATCACTAATATTCTGAAAGTTCTCCTCGGCCCTTGGCCGGCTTTATTGGACAACTCAAGCAGATAGGATGGGTCCTTCATGGAAGATGTCAGGGACAAAGGGCCTCTCTTCCCCGGGGTCTCACAGTACAAAGTTTTAAGGGATCTTCGTCACCCCAGCGGAGTTTGGCCTTTATGGGACAGCAGTTCGGGGAAGAGTAAGCCTACTCCTTCGGGCACTTTCCTCATGCCGAGGACCATTGCTGCGTCTCCTTCCGGTCGAGAGCTTAGGAGGCCCGGCGATGGCAGATTCCCCGGCCTAGAGGAGAGAATCAGAACTGGAAGGAGCCCCAGCCAGGGTCCAAGCTACTGCCTTTACTTGTCATCAGAGggaacagaagcccagagaggaaaggggaCTTGCCCAAAGGGACGCGTGAGGTAGAGATGGAGCTCAGAGCCCACTGCCCCTCTGGGTTGCTTCTCTCCTCTGTCAGCCGATGTCAGGAGTTCCCCACCGGAGAGTATATGCATACacctttcaatctctctctctcttcacacacacacacacacacacacacacacacacacacgtaactTCTCAGTGGAAAAGGTGAAAACCCAAACATACTTCCAAGGAAACCCCTTAGCGATAGTCACGAGCGGACTCA
This DNA window, taken from Meles meles chromosome 7, mMelMel3.1 paternal haplotype, whole genome shotgun sequence, encodes the following:
- the APOL6 gene encoding apolipoprotein L6 isoform X2, which translates into the protein MDRKSSTLAWQEPLDDDEAGTECPRDQEDILLCEGVQQQDKDLSAEKTVFLKEFPSFKEELEVDIRELYALAEVLDTAHRTVTKTNVVATSIAVASDAMSILGLVLAPATIGGSLVLSAAGKALGTAASLTSVFTNVVEHFQIQEARTRASSLVPTCDHMVEEAQEKAFHVMSVGKKAFSCGSNIRDVKRNIRAFQVARAHPRLAAAAKRLLTTGQVSARRSRQLQRVFKGTEVLMKKSARVLCGAVSGIFLCQNMVTLLSDWKQLKEGAGTKMAEELRARAWELENQLVELTQLYESLRH
- the APOL6 gene encoding apolipoprotein L6 isoform X1; the encoded protein is MDRKSSTLAWQEPLDDDEAGTECPRDQEDILLCEGVQQQDKDLSAEKTVFLKEFPSFKEELEVDIRELYALAEVLDTAHRTVTKTNVVATSIAVASDAMSILGLVLAPATIGGSLVLSAAGKALGTAASLTSVFTNVVEHFQIQEARTRASSLVPTCDHMVEEAQEKAFHVMSVGKKAFSCGSNIRDVKRNIRAFQVARAHPRLAAAAKRLLTTGQVSARRSRQLQRVFKGTEVLMKKSARVLCGAVSGIFLCQNMVTLLSDWKQLKEGAGTKMAEELRARAWELENQLVELTQLYESLRQQNLLQERRPRTSSSGGAPGSLAQSPGRHGEAGPQGTGED